In one window of Leguminivora glycinivorella isolate SPB_JAAS2020 chromosome 10, LegGlyc_1.1, whole genome shotgun sequence DNA:
- the LOC125230081 gene encoding LOW QUALITY PROTEIN: splicing factor 3B subunit 4-like (The sequence of the model RefSeq protein was modified relative to this genomic sequence to represent the inferred CDS: inserted 1 base in 1 codon; deleted 2 bases in 1 codon), translated as MAAGPIAERNQDATIYVGGLDDRVSESLLWELFVQSGPVVNVHMPKDRVTQTHQGYGFVEFMGEEDADYAIKVMNMIKLYGKPVRVNKASAHQKNLDVGANVFIGNLDPEVDEKLLYDTFSAFGVILQTPKVMRDPETGNSKAFAFINFASFEASDAAIEAMNNQYLCNRPISVSYAFKKDVKGERHGSAAERLLAAQNPLSHADRPHQLFADAPPQLLAGALLPPPSPLPPPGPPLQRPPPPLPMQAPPPPPMAPPGPPPPPGPPPFHHFPPPPFGPPGFGPPPPPGARAPPPWRPPPPSFRPQFPPRXPPPFAHPSFPHPHPHHPPEPNYNY; from the exons ATGGCAGCAGGTCCAATTGCAGAAAGAAATCAAG ATGCTACAATATACGTCGGAGGACTCGATGATAGGGTCTCGGAGAGCTTGCTGTGGGAGCTCTTCGTTCAGTCCGGGCCGGTTG TGAATGTGCACATGCCCAAAGATCGTGTCACACAGACACATCAAGGATATGGATTTGTGGAGTTTATGGGAGAGGAAGATGCTGATTATGCCATCAAG GTTATGAACATGATAAAACTTTACGGAAAGCCAGTCAGAGTAAATAAAGCATCGGCCCATCAGAAGAACCTGGATGTTGGTGCCAATGTATTCATCGGTAACTTGGACCCGGAGGTTGATGAGAAACTGCTTTATGACACCTTCTCTGCTTTTGGGGTCATTCTACAAACGCCTAAG GTGATGCGAGACCCAGAGACGGGCAACTCCAAAGCGTTCGCATTTATAAACTTCGCGTCGTTCGAGGCTTCGGATGCGGCCATTGAGGCTATGAACAACCAGTACCTCTGTAACAGGCCTATCTCTGTGTCTTACGCGTTCAAAAAGGATGTTAAAGGGGAGAGGCACGGATCCGCCGCTGAGAG gCTCCTGGCCGCCCAGAACCCGCTGTCCCACGCGGACCGGCCGCACCAGCTGTTCGCGGACGCGCCGCCGCAGCTGCTGGCCGGCGCGCTGCTGCCGCCGCCctcgccgctgccgccgccCGGCCCGCCGCTGcagcgcccgccgccgccgctgcccatgcaggcgccgccgccgccgcccatgGCGCCGCCAG gtccgccgccgccgcccgggCCGCCTCCGTTCCACCACTTCCCGCCGCCGCCGTTCGGGCCGCCCGGCTTCggc ccgccgccgccgcccggcgcgcgcgcgccgccgccctggcgcccgccgccgccCTCCTTCCGCCCGCAGTTCCCGCCCC CCCCGCCGCCCTTCGCGCACCCCTCCTTCCCGCACCCGCACCCCCACCACCCGCCGGagcctaattataattattag